The proteins below are encoded in one region of Brassica napus cultivar Da-Ae chromosome A6, Da-Ae, whole genome shotgun sequence:
- the LOC106348900 gene encoding BTB/POZ domain-containing protein At5g48800: MDKHHPHLLLQHHQHLHHHQKLSLAKSSRQSCSEWIFRDVPSDITIEVNGGNFALHKFPLVSRSGRIRRIVAEHRDSDISKVELLNLPGGAETFELAAKFCYGINFEITSSNVAQLLCVSDYLEMTEEYSKDNLASRTEEYLDSIVCKSLEMCVQVLKQSENLLPLADELSIVTRCIDAIASKACAEQIASSFSRLEYSSSGRLHMSKQAKGNDGGGGDWWIEDLSVLRIDLYQRVMNAMKCRGVRPESIGASLVSYAERELTKTGHQEHEQAIVETIVALLPVEKLVVPISFLFGLLRRAVMLDASVSCRLDLERRIGSQLDMATLDDLLIPSFRHSGDTLFEIDTVHRILVNFSQQGGDDSEDEESVFECGDDSSPHTPSQSAMFKVAKLVDSYLAEIAPDANLDLPKFLLIAEALPLHARTLHDGLYRAIDLYLKAHQGLSDSDKKKLSKLIDFQKLSQEAGAHAAQNERLPLQSIVQVLYFEQLKLRSSLCTSYSDEETKPKQQQQQSWRINSGALSAAMSPKDNYASLRRENRELKLELARLRMRLNDLEKEHICMKRDMQRSHSRKFMSSFSKKMGKLSFFGGQHSSSRGSSSPSKQSFRTDSKVMERTCASMD, encoded by the exons ATGGACAAGCATCACCCTCATCTTCTGCTACAGCATCATCAACATCTCCACCACCATCAGAAGCTCTCCCTTGCTAAATCTTCTAGGCAAAGCTGTAGTGAATG GATCTTTCGAGACGTTCCAAGTGATATAACCATTGAAGTAAACGGAGGAAACTTCGCTCTTCACAAG TTCCCTCTAGTCTCCAGAAGTGGAAGAATCCGTAGAATCGTCGCGGAACACAGAGACTCAGACATCTCCAAAGTGGAGCTCCTCAACCTCCCAGGAGGAGCAGAGACATTCGAGCTAGCAGCCAAGTTCTGCTACGGGATCAACTTCGAGATCACCTCATCAAACGTCGCGCAGCTCCTCTGCGTCTCCGACTACCTCGAGATGACAGAGGAGTACTCCAAAGACAACTTGGCTTCGAGAACAGAGGAGTATCTCGACAGCATTGTCTGCAAGAGCCTCGAGATGTGCGTCCAAGTCTTGAAACAGTCGGAGAATCTCCTCCCTCTGGCAGACGAGCTCAGCATCGTAACCAGATGCATAGACGCCATCGCATCAAAGGCCTGCGCCGAGCAGATCGCCTCGAGCTTCTCGAGGTTGGAGTATAGCAGCTCGGGGAGGCTTCACATGAGCAAGCAAGCTAAAGGTAAcgatggaggaggaggagactgGTGGATTGAGGATCTTTCGGTTCTTAGGATTGATTTGTATCAGAGAGTGATGAACGCTATGAAGTGCCGCGGCGTGCGTCCTGAGAGTATAGGAGCTTCTTTGGTGAGTTACGCGGAGAGAGAGCTGACAAAGACAGGACATCAAGAacatgaacaagccattgttgaGACGATCGTTGCTCTTCTCCCAGTTGAGAAACTCGTTGTCCCTATAAGTTTCCTCTTCGGGTTGCTTAGAAGAGCGGTGATGCTCGATGCTTCGGTGTCATGCAGGCTTGATCTAGAGAGGAGGATTGGTTCTCAGCTTGACATGGCGACGTTAGACGATCTCTTGATCCCTTCTTTTCGTCACTCCGGAGATACTTTGTTTGAGATTGATACGGTTCACAGAATCTTGGTGAACTTCTCGCAGCAAGGAGGTGATGATAGTGAGGATGAAGAGTCTGTGTTTGAATGTGGTGATGATAGTAGTCCGCATACGCCTTCTCAAAGCGCAATGTTTAAAGTTGCGAAGCTTGTAGATAGTTACCTCGCTGAGATTGCTCCTGATGCTAACCTTGACCTTCCCAAGTTCTTGCTCATTGCGGAAGCTTTGCCGCTTCATGCTCGCACGCTTCATGATGGGTTGTACCGTGCCATTGATCTCTATCTTAAG GCACATCAAGGGTTGTCTGATTCAgacaagaagaagctgtctaaACTTATAGACTTCCAGAAACTCTCGCAAGAGGCAGGAGCACACGCTGCGCAGAACGAGCGGCTTCCTCTGCAATCCATAGTTCAGGTTCTCTACTTTGAGCAGCTTAAGCTCAGAAGCTCCTTGTGCACTTCTTACTCAGACGAAGAGACAAAGCCAAAGCAGCAGCAACAGCAGTCATGGAGAATCAACAGCGGAGCTCTCAGCGCAGCAATGTCCCCGAAAGACAACTACGCGTCTCTGAGGAGAGAAAACAGGGAGCTGAAGCTCGAGTTAGCTAGGCTGAGGATGAGACTCAACGATCTGGAGAAGGAGCATATCTGCATGAAGAGAGACATGCAGAGGTCTCATTCGCGCAAGTTCATGAGCAGTTTCTCGAAGAAGATGGGGAAGCTTAGCTTCTTTGGGGGGCAACATAGCTCATCAAGAGGATCAAGCTCTCCATCAAAGCAGTCTTTCAGAACTGATTCAAAGGTGATGGAGAGAACATGCGCAAGCATGGATTAG
- the LOC106348899 gene encoding cytochrome B5: MGGDGKVFTLEEVSQHTSNQDCWIVIDGKVYDVTKFLDDHPGGDEVILTSTGKDATDDFEDVGHSSTAKAMLDEYYVGDIDSATVPTKTKFVPPPSNQTQSNQNKSSDFLIKILQFLVPLLILGLALGIRSYTKTPSS; encoded by the exons ATGGGCGGAGACGGCAAAGTGTTCACCTTGGAGGAGGTTTCTCAGCACACTAGCAACCAGGACTGTTGGATCGTCATCGACGGCAAG gtatatGATGTGACCAAGTTCTTGGATGATCATCCTGGTGGTGACGAGGTCATCTTGACTTCCACAG GGAAAGACGCGACGGATGACTTTGAGGATGTGGGACACAGCTCCACTGCTAAAGCCATGCTTGATGAGTACTACGTCGGTGATATTGACTCCGCCACTGTCCCAACCAAAACCAAGTTTGTTCCTCCTCCTTCAAACCAGACCCAGTCTAACCAGAACAAGAGCTCCGATTTTCTCATTAAGATCCTTCAGTTCCTTGTTCCTCTCCTTATCTTAGGCTTGGCTCTCGGTATCCGCTCTTACACCAAGACTCCTTCCTCTTGA
- the LOC106348901 gene encoding protein LPA3, with translation MSPSSFSIASTVSPASLAGTLVSNSKTVLGSGSIYWKNNDATKTNRNLKYRVCSVSGGSDTPVENVPFPRDYFELINQAKQAVEMALKDEKQLMEIEFPTSGLASVPGDGEGATEMTESMNMIHQFCDRLISPEKARTTRIFFPEANEVKFAKKNVFEGTYFKLDYLTKPSLFEDFGFFERVKMADRVKPEDELFLVAYPYFNVNEMLVVEELYKEAVVNTDRKLIIFNGELDRIRSGYYPKFFYPKLGALTETLLPKMETVYYIHNFKGQKGGVLFRCYPGPWQVLRRTRNKCICVHQQETMPSLKEVALNILASA, from the exons ATGTCACCTTCCTCCTTCTCCATCGCATCCACCGTCTCACCGGCTTCTCTTGCCGGAACTCTCGTCTCTAACTCTAAG ACTGTTCTTGGTAGTGGTAGTATATATTGGAAGAACAATGATGCTACCAAGACGAATAGGAATCTCAAGTACAGAGTTTGTTCTGTTTCTGGAGGGTCTGACACACCTGTGGAGAATGTACCTTTTCCTCGTGATTACTTCGAGCTCATTAACCAA GCCAAACAAGCAGTTGAAATGGCGTTGAAGGACGAGAAACAGTTAATG gaaATTGAGTTCCCAACATCTGGTCTTGCATCTGTGCCAG GTGATGGTGAAGGAGCGACAGAGATGACAGAAAGTATGAATATGATACACCAGTTTTGTGACCGCCTTATATCTCCTGAAAAGGCTCGAACCACAAGAATT TTCTTCCCGGAGGCAAACGAAGTCAAATTTGCTAAAAAAAATGTCTTTGAAGGAACTTACTTTAAGCTGGACTATCTAACAAAGCCTTCTCTCTTTGAAGACTTTGGTTTCtttgagagagtaaagatgGCGGATCGAGTGAAGCCTGAAGACGAACTGTTCCTTGTTGCATACCCTTATTTTAATGTCAATG AGATGCTTGTAGTGGAAGAGCTCTACAAGGAAGCTGTTGTGAACACTGACCGTAAACTAATCATCTTCAATGGAGAACTTGACCGCATACGTTCAGGCt ACTATCCAAAGTTCTTTTACCCAAAACTTGGTGCACTGACAGAGACACTTCTTCCCAAGATGGAGACGGTTTACTACATCCACAACTTCAAGGGACAAAAAGGAGGTGTCCTTTTCAG ATGCTATCCAGGTCCATGGCAAGTCCTGAGGAGAACGAGAAACAAGTGCATCTGCGTTCACCAGCAAGAAACCATGCCTTCTCTCAAAGAAGTTGCCCTAAATATTCTTGCCTCTGCTTGA
- the LOC106348902 gene encoding 60S ribosomal protein L13a-4, protein MVSGSGICSKRVVVDARHHMLGRLASIVAKELLNGQKVVIVRCEEICLSGGLVRQKMKYMRFLRKRMNTKPSHGPIHFRAPSKIFWRTVRGMIPHKTKRGAAALARMKVFEGVPPPYDKVKRMVIPDALKVLRLQAGHKYCLLGRLSSEVGWNHYDTIKELETKRKERSQVVYERKKQLNKLRAKAEKVAEEKLGAQLEILAPVKY, encoded by the exons ATGGTGTCGGGATCAGGTATATGCTCGAAGCGCGTGGTCGTCGACGCGCGCCACCACATGCTGGGGCGTTTGGCGTCGATCGTGGCCAAGGAGCTGCTCAATGGGCAGAAGGTTGTCATCGTTAGATGCGAGGAGATTTGCCTCTCAGGTGGACTCGTTCGCCAGAAAATGAAGTACATGAGGTTTCTCCGCAAACGTATGAACACCAAGCCGTCGCACGGACCCATTCACTTCCGTGCTCCCTCTAAGATCTTCTGGCGTACTGTTCGCGG TATGATTCCACACAAAACAAAGCGTGGAGCTGCTGCACTTGCACGCATGAAGGTGTTTGAAGGTGTGCCTCCACCTTATGACAAGGTCAAGAGGATGGTTATCCCCGATGCTCTCAA GGTATTGAGGCTTCAAGCTGGTCACAAATACTGTCTGTTGGGCCGTCTCTCCTCTGAAGTCGGGTGGAACCACTACGACACCATCAAG GAGCTGGAGACGAAGAGGAAGGAGAGATCTCAAGTTGTGTACGAGCGTAAGAAGCAGCTTAACAAACTTAGAGCCAAGGCTGAGAAGGTGGCTGAAGAGAAGCTTGGAGCACAGCTCGAAATTCTTGCACCAGTCAAGTACTGA
- the LOC106348903 gene encoding probable LRR receptor-like serine/threonine-protein kinase At5g48740, translated as MFSRFHSENSKMIFWIDLVLLSGFWMFAFSNPDGFLSLSCGGSSYTAAYNISWVSDNDYIETGNTTAVTYIEGSSTSTVPIRFFPDSQSRQCYKLPVRKDLSSVLIRATFVYRNYDSQSQPPAFRVSLVRSITSTVDLRIKDPWIEELVWPVNKDSLSLCLLAVKGRGIPVISSLEVRPLPLGAYRNSLESSPNAILRRSYRINSGYTNGTIRYPSDPFDRIWDPDQSFTPFHTSWNFNRLTRLSSFNIPENPPDTVLQTARILARNDRLSYTLSLDTLGDYYIILYFAGILSLSPSFSVTINNEVKQSEHTVTSSEASALYFTQKRISKLNITFEKIKFNPQVNALEVYEILQIPPEASSTTVSALKVIEQFTGQDLGWQDDPCTPLPWNHIECEGSRVTSLFLSQINLRSISPTFGDLLDLKTLDLHNTSLTGAIQNVGSLQHLQKLNLSFNQIKSFGSELENLINLEVLDLQNNSLQGSVPETLGKLKKLRLLNLENNNLVGPLPQSLNRTGLEVRTTGNQCLSFTSSSCNNVSSTIDTPQVTIPTNKKHKKQNRIAILLGVSGGALFATVLIFVFMSVFTRRQRNKERVITREQLKMQNWNTSRIFSHKEIKTATRNFKEVIGRGSFGSVFHGKLPDGKQVAVKVRFDKTQLGADSFINEVHLLSQIRHQNLVSFEGFCYEPKRQILVYEYLPGGSLADHLYGPSRKRLSLNWVSRLKVAVDAAKGLDYLHNGSEPRIIHRDVKCSNILLDKDMNAKVSDFGLSKQFTKADASHITTVVKGTAGYLDPEYYSTLQLTEKSDVYSFGVVLLELICGREPLSHSGSPDSFNLVLWARPNLQAGAFEIVDDVLKGTFDPESMKKAASVAIKCVGRDASSRPSIAEVLTQLKEAYSLQLSYLAASGHTDI; from the exons atgttctCCAGATTTCACTCAGAAAATTCGAAGATGATCTTCTGGATAGATTTGGTTTTGCTCAGTGGCTTCTGGATGTTTGCCTTCTCCAATCCAGATG GTTTCTTGAGCTTGTCTTGTGGCGGCTCAAGTTACACCGCTGCTTACAACATCTCCTGGGTCTCAGACAACGATTATATCGAAACAGGTAACACTACTGCCGTTACTTACATCGAGGGATCTTCAACTTCTACTGTTCCCATCAGATTCTTCCCGGACTCTCAAAGCCGCCAGTGTTATAAGCTACCTGTGAGGAAGGACCTGTCTTCGGTTCTGATTCGAGCCACATTCGTTTATAGAAACTATGATAGCCAGAGTCAGCCTCCAGCATTTCGTGTCTCTTTGGTAAGGAGCATCACTAGTACTGTTGATCTCAGAATCAAAGATCCTTGGATTGAAGAGTTGGTTTGGCCGGTCAACAAGGATTCTCTTTCGCTTTGCTTGCTTGCGGTTAAAGGAAGAGGCATTCCGGTTATCTCCTCTCTAGAAGTACGGCCACTTCCTTTAGGTGCTTACAGAAACAGCCTGGAGAGTTCACCAAATGCTATCCTCAGGAGAAGTTACCGGATCAATAGCGGATACACAAATGGGACTATCCG GTACCCTTCAGATCCATTTGATCGAATATGGGATCCAGACCAAAGTTTTACACCGTTTCACACCTCTTGGAACTTCAACAGACTCACAAGATTGTCTTCCTTCAACATACCTGAGAATCCGCCGGATACCGTTCTTCAGACTGCAAGAATTCTAGCTCGCAATGACAGGCTTTCATATACACTTTCTCTAGATACACTAGGGGACTACTACATTATCCTCTACTTCGCTGGGATACTCTCACTCTCCCCTTCTTTTAGTGTGACCATCAATAACGAAGTCAAACAGTCTGAGCATACAGTAACCAGTTCAGAAGCCAGTGCTTTGTACTTTACGCAAAAGAGAATCAGTAAGCTAAACATCACCTTTGAAAAAATCAAGTTCAATCCTCAGGTGAACGCTCTTGAGGTGTATGAAATCCTCCAAATCCCTCCAGAAGCTTCTTCTACCACAG TTTCGGCACTTAAAGTCATAGAGCAGTTTACTGGGCAAGACCTTGGATGGCAAGACGACCCATGCACTCCTCTTCCTTGGAACCACATTGAGTGTGAAGGAAGCCGTGTTACATCATT GTTTCTTTCACAGATCAACCTGAGGTCTATTAGTCCAACTTTTGGAGACTTGCTTGACCTCAAAACACT CGACTTGCATAATACATCACTTACTGGAGCAATACAGAATGTAGGAAGCCTTCAGCATCTCCAGAAGCT GAATCTGAGCTTCAATCAGATAAAATCTTTCGGCTCCGAACTGGAAAATCTGATTAATCTTGAAGTTCT GGACCTGCAAAACAACAGCTTACAAGGATCAGTTCCTGAAACTTTAGGAAAGCTGAAAAAACTTCGTCTCCT GAATCTGGAAAACAATAACTTAGTAGGCCCCTTGCCACAGTCACTTAACAGAACGGGTCTGGAAGTAAG GACAACGGGGAACCAATGCCTTTCGTTCACTTCTTCATCATGCAACAATGTATCTTCAACTATCGACACACCACAAGTCACTATCCCTACCAATAAGAAACACAAGAAGCAAAACCGTATAGCGATCTTGCTAGGAGTTTCTGGTGGCGCCTTGTTTGCCACCGTCCTCATCTTTGTTTTCATGTCGGTCTTCACGAGGAGACAGAGAAACAAAGAGAGAGTGATAACCA GAGAACAACTGAAGATGCAGAATTGGAACACTTCAAGAATATTTTCTCACAAAGAGATCAAGACAGCTACAAGGAACTTCAAGGAAGTGATTGGCCGTGGAAGTTTTGGATCTGTATTCCATGGAAAACTACCTGATGGAAAACAAGTTGCGGTCAAAGTGAGGTTTGATAAAACTCAACTTGGAGCTGATTCTTTCATCAACGAG GTGCATCTTTTGTCACAGATACGCCACCAAAATCTAGTTTCCTTCGAGGGCTTCTGCTACGAACCAAAACGGCAAATACTAGTTTATGAGTATCTGCCTGGTGGATCATTAGCAGATCACCTTTACG GTCCAAGTCGTAAAAGACTTTCATTGAACTGGGTTTCAAGACTAAAGGTTGCAGTTGATGCTGCAAAAG GGCTGGACTACCTGCACAATGGAAGTGAGCCAAGAATTATACACCGGGATGTAAAGTGCAGCAACATACTTCTGGACAAGGATATGAACGCAAAAGTTTCTGACTTCGGCCTATCAAAACAGTTTACAAAAGCAGATGCATCTCATATTACTACTGTTGTTAAAGGCACCGCAGGCTACCTTGACCCTGA ATATTACTCTACCCTGCAGCTGACAGAGAAAAGTGATGTCTATAGCTTTGGTGTAGTTCTGTTAGAGCTCATCTGTGGAAGAGAACCCTTAAGTCACTCAGGATCACCAGATTCTTTTAACTTAGTCTTATGG GCAAGGCCAAACTTACAAGCAGGAGCGTTTGAGATTGTGGATGATGTCTTGAAGGGAACGTTTGATCCAGAGAGCATGAAAAAAGCTGCTTCTGTTGCTATAAAATGTGTGGGGAGAGATGCATCTAGCAGACCATCTATTGCAGAAGTCTTGACTCAGCTGAAAGAAGCGTACAGCCTTCAACTCTCATATCTAGCTGCTTCAGGACATACagacatataa
- the LOC106348904 gene encoding pentatricopeptide repeat-containing protein At5g48730, chloroplastic isoform X2: MVSLSTSTSHAHPLPSAYNRRPAERDVTVRCVSFSPREPKHTSNGPSLALRETRQRKWVKSTEEAKERYSKEIQDEMNSKIASRKAISIILRREATKAIIEKKKGPTNSKKLLPRTVLEALHERITALRWESALQVFAFDEVQALLSDMGRQGIRPNTITYNTLIDAYGKAKMFVEMESTLIQMLGEDDCKPDSWTMNSTLRAFGGNGQIEMMENCYEKFQRSGIEPNIRTFNILLDSYGKTGNYKKMSAVMEFMQKYHYSWTIVTYNVVIDAFGRAGDLKQMEYLFRLMQSERIKPSCVTLCSLVRAYGRAGKADKIGGVLRFIENSDVRLDLVFFNCLVDAYGRMEKFAEMKGVLELMEKKGFKPDKITYRTMVKAYRISGMTSHVKELDGVVESVGEAQVVLKKPDF, encoded by the exons ATGGTTTCGCTCTCCACCTCCACGAGCCACGCTCACCCACTCCCGTCGGCGTACAACCGCCGTCCGGCGGAGAGAGATGTTACAGTGCGATGTGTATCATTTTCCCCGCGCGAGCCTAAACATACGAGTAACGGCCCCTCCCTGGCGCTCAGAGAGACTAGGCAGAGAAAATGGGTGAAGAGCACGGAGGAGGCGAAGGAGAGATACTCGAAGGAGATTCAAGATGAAATGAACTCCAAAATCGCGTCTAGGAAAGCCATATCGATAATACTTCGAAGAGAAGCCACAAAGGCGATaatcgagaagaagaaaggaccAACCAACTCCAAGAAGCTTCTCCCAAGGACGGTGCTCGAGGCTCTTCACGAGCGAATCACAGCTCTCCGATGGGAATCTGCTCTTCAG GTTTTTGCGTTTGATGAGGTTCAGGCTCTGCTCTCTGATATGGGAAGACAGGGTATTAGGCCTAACACAATCACTTATAATACCCTCATTGATGCCTATGGGAAAGCAAAAAT GTTTGTGGAGATGGAATCAACACTTATCCAAATGCTTGGAGAGGATGACTGTAAGCCTGACTCTTGGACCATGAACTCAACCCTTAGAGCCTTTGGTGGAAACGGACAGATAGAAATGATGGAGAATTGTTACGAGAAGTTTCAGAGGTCTGGGATCGAACCCAACATCAGAACATTCAACATCCTCCTTGATTCCTATGGGAAAACAGGAAACTACAAGAAGATGAGCGCCGTGATGGAGTTCATGCAGAAGTATCACTATTCATGGACCATAGTCACCTACAATGTGGTCATTGACGCGTTCGGGAGGGCAGGAGACTTGAAACAAATGGAATATTTGTTTAGGCTGATGCAGTCAGAGAGGATAAAGCCAAGCTGTGTTACGCTGTGTTCTCTTGTGCGTGCATATGGAAGAGCTGGTAAAGCGGATAAAATTGGAGGAGTCTTGCGTTTCATCGAGAACTCAGACGTAAGGCTAGACCTTGTGTTCTTTAACTGTCTGGTAGATGCCTATGGTAGGATGGAGAAGTTTGCGGAGATGAAAGGTGTTCTCGAACTAATGGAGAAGAAGGGATTTAAACCTGATAAGATTACATACAGGACAATGGTTAAGGCTTACAGAATCAGTGGCATGACTAGCCATGTGAAGGAACTTGATGGTGTGGTCGAGTCCGTTGGTGAAGCTCAAGTTGTGTTGAAGAAGCCAGACTTTTAG
- the LOC106348904 gene encoding pentatricopeptide repeat-containing protein At5g48730, chloroplastic isoform X1 — MVSLSTSTSHAHPLPSAYNRRPAERDVTVRCVSFSPREPKHTSNGPSLALRETRQRKWVKSTEEAKERYSKEIQDEMNSKIASRKAISIILRREATKAIIEKKKGPTNSKKLLPRTVLEALHERITALRWESALQVFELLREQLWYKPNVGIYVKLIVMLGKCKQPEKAHQLFQEMIGEGCVVNHEVYTALLSAYSRSGRFDDAFTLLELMKSSHNCQPDVHTYSILIKSFLQVFAFDEVQALLSDMGRQGIRPNTITYNTLIDAYGKAKMFVEMESTLIQMLGEDDCKPDSWTMNSTLRAFGGNGQIEMMENCYEKFQRSGIEPNIRTFNILLDSYGKTGNYKKMSAVMEFMQKYHYSWTIVTYNVVIDAFGRAGDLKQMEYLFRLMQSERIKPSCVTLCSLVRAYGRAGKADKIGGVLRFIENSDVRLDLVFFNCLVDAYGRMEKFAEMKGVLELMEKKGFKPDKITYRTMVKAYRISGMTSHVKELDGVVESVGEAQVVLKKPDF, encoded by the exons ATGGTTTCGCTCTCCACCTCCACGAGCCACGCTCACCCACTCCCGTCGGCGTACAACCGCCGTCCGGCGGAGAGAGATGTTACAGTGCGATGTGTATCATTTTCCCCGCGCGAGCCTAAACATACGAGTAACGGCCCCTCCCTGGCGCTCAGAGAGACTAGGCAGAGAAAATGGGTGAAGAGCACGGAGGAGGCGAAGGAGAGATACTCGAAGGAGATTCAAGATGAAATGAACTCCAAAATCGCGTCTAGGAAAGCCATATCGATAATACTTCGAAGAGAAGCCACAAAGGCGATaatcgagaagaagaaaggaccAACCAACTCCAAGAAGCTTCTCCCAAGGACGGTGCTCGAGGCTCTTCACGAGCGAATCACAGCTCTCCGATGGGAATCTGCTCTTCAG GTGTTTGAGCTACTGCGTGAACAGCTATGGTACAAACCTAACGTTGGCATCTACGTCAAGCTCATCGTCATGCTTGGCAAATGCAAGCAGCCTGAAAAGGCTCATCAGCTCTTTCAAGAAATGATCGGTGAAGGCTGTGTGGTGAATCATGAAGTGTATACTGCTTTACTATCTGCTTATAGCAGGAGTGGACGCTTTGATGATGCGTTTACTCTTTTAGAACTTATGAAAAGCAGTCATAACTGTCAGCCCGATGTGCATACTTACTCCATTCTCATTAAGTCGTTTCTTCAGGTTTTTGCGTTTGATGAGGTTCAGGCTCTGCTCTCTGATATGGGAAGACAGGGTATTAGGCCTAACACAATCACTTATAATACCCTCATTGATGCCTATGGGAAAGCAAAAAT GTTTGTGGAGATGGAATCAACACTTATCCAAATGCTTGGAGAGGATGACTGTAAGCCTGACTCTTGGACCATGAACTCAACCCTTAGAGCCTTTGGTGGAAACGGACAGATAGAAATGATGGAGAATTGTTACGAGAAGTTTCAGAGGTCTGGGATCGAACCCAACATCAGAACATTCAACATCCTCCTTGATTCCTATGGGAAAACAGGAAACTACAAGAAGATGAGCGCCGTGATGGAGTTCATGCAGAAGTATCACTATTCATGGACCATAGTCACCTACAATGTGGTCATTGACGCGTTCGGGAGGGCAGGAGACTTGAAACAAATGGAATATTTGTTTAGGCTGATGCAGTCAGAGAGGATAAAGCCAAGCTGTGTTACGCTGTGTTCTCTTGTGCGTGCATATGGAAGAGCTGGTAAAGCGGATAAAATTGGAGGAGTCTTGCGTTTCATCGAGAACTCAGACGTAAGGCTAGACCTTGTGTTCTTTAACTGTCTGGTAGATGCCTATGGTAGGATGGAGAAGTTTGCGGAGATGAAAGGTGTTCTCGAACTAATGGAGAAGAAGGGATTTAAACCTGATAAGATTACATACAGGACAATGGTTAAGGCTTACAGAATCAGTGGCATGACTAGCCATGTGAAGGAACTTGATGGTGTGGTCGAGTCCGTTGGTGAAGCTCAAGTTGTGTTGAAGAAGCCAGACTTTTAG